The following nucleotide sequence is from Chrysiogenia bacterium.
CGGACGCAGGTCGATGGCGTCGTCCACGTCGAGAATCATCGGGATGCCAAGACCCGCGTAGGCTTTCTCCAGCCAGGGGCGCAGGTGATTGATCAGGTCGCGCTGGAGCACGATCACGTCGGTGGTCTGCCGCAGCGTCTGCATGCCGGTCAGGCGGTCGAAGAAGCGCTGGGCATAGGCTTTGGTTCCAGTGCCGGGGCGGCGCAGCGGATCGACCACGACCTCGAAGCCGCGCTCAATGAGATAGGGGGCGAAGGCGTAGGCCCGCAACCTGGCGCTGGCGCCGTGTTCATCGGTCTGCGTGAGAAACCTCACGCGAATGTCAGTCATTTGGGAACTCACTCAGGTCGACTCGTTTGCCGCCGGGATCGTAGTCGCGGCGCATCCGCGCGGCCAGCCGGTAGCGCTCGGAAAGCACTTCGCGCAGATAGGGCCGCGCGGTAAACGCCCGCGCCAGGTTCCAGGCCTCGCGCGCGGCCTGCCGCGGGGATGCCAGCGCCCAGCCGTTCTCGTTCTTGGCATGGAGCCACAGGCGGTTGCGGTAGAGCAGCTTCTCCTGCGTGGGCGAGGAGCGCATCGATCCGTAGCGCCGGTGCCAGCAGATGGCCTCGGGCGCATAGATCGCCCGCCATCCCTTGCGCCGGGCGCGCCAGGCCAGGTCGACGTCCTCGTAGTAGGCGAAAAATCGCTCGTCGAAGTAACCGGTTTCTTCCCTCACGTCTTCGAGCAGGGCGCGGTGATAGAGCGCCACCGCGCCGCTTGCGCCAAAGACCTCGCCGCGCGGACGGTGCAGCGTGGCAAACGCGCGCCCGGCATCGCGATCGACAAAGAGCCCCTCGCGCGCGTCGAAGCAGATCCCGGTGGTGTCGATGAGTTCGGTCTGCGCCATGTCCGCGTCCAGACGGCGCACGAGCGGCTGCACCGCGCCGATGCATCCTGCCGGATCGAGCGCGGCGCCGGCTTTGGCGAGAAAGTCCTTTTCCAGCAGCGCGTCGGAGTTGAGCGCCACGTAGCCCTCGATTTTCGAATCGGAGAGCGCCCGGTCGATGAGCCCGTTGTGCGCGGCGGCAAAGCCCGCGTTTTCGGGGTGGGCGACGAGCTCGGCCTCGGACCAGCTTCCGCGCACCCAGTCGGCGCATCCGTCGCTTGAGCCGTTGTCCCAGACCAATACCCGGGCCGGTAGCGGGTCCATTGCGCGCAGGTTCGCCCGCAGCCCCTCGAGCAGGGGGCGGTTGTTCCAGAGCACGATGCCGACGGCGTAGGGGGCGGGCATGAATGATCTCTCCGGCCTTGAGGGCGATTTTTTCAGCTTAGACGATCCACGGTCCGGATTTCCCGTTTCGGGCTGCCTCTGGGACCGTTGGGCCTCAAATCGTTTGTTTTTGCGACATAACGCCCTGCGTTATCTGGCCTAAATGCCCGATTCGTCTGGATATTTCGTTGACATGCGGAGGGGATTTTCGCAAAATGAACTCATTGAAGGTTGGTGGTGCTCCTTCTTTTTCTGTCCCACACAGTCCCCGCCAGGCGTATGCTTATGCTTGGTAACGGAGATGCATGTGGGTCTCTGATCGTGAGCAACCTCCGGGCTACGCCGAAGTTCAGTAGGTACAATCCGGCTCTGGAGATGCTCGCGGCCTGACGCCTCGAAGGCGGGGTCACATTTTTGGACGGAGAGCTCTCTGCGTTGTGAAGCGTCGGTCTTGTTCCAGACCGGCCGAGTAGCAACCGGGCAAACCGCGAATCGCAGTGGGTGCGGATTCGCGGGACTTGCGAGAGTTCTCACAGAAGGATTGGTGGAAATGAAAGTCTCTCCCGTATCGATTGGTTGCGTGCATCTCTCGCACGGCGAATTCAATGCAGTTTTCGGTTGCCCCAGTGAGTCGCTGAAGACGATTCTCAGCAACGGGCTTGCCATGCCCGAGTGCTTTGTGGTGCCCGATACCTTCCATCACCAGGGCACCTCGCTCATTGCGATCGAGTTTCCCTTCTACCACTTCCTGTTCATCCAGGGCGGTCTGCAACACGGGCGCAAGTTCCGCGTGATCGGCTCGAAGGACGCGTGCGACCGCGTGCACGAGATGCTGCGCGTAACGCTGCTGGGCCCGACCGATGCGGAGATGAAGCGCTGGAAGGTGAACAAGCGCGTGCGCGAAATGTTGCGCACCGATCTCGATTACCTCGCGCTCAAGAACGGCGAGGGTCGCATCCTCAATATCGACGACATGATCGACTTCGTGCACTACGACGATCAGGACAAGGCGCTGCTCTGCGGTGAGGGGTCCGATGCCGCGTGGGTAAAGCGCCTGGGCGAAGATCGCTACGCCATTCTGGGCGGCAACGGCACGAAGAAGAATCTGGCCCGGGTGGAGATCCCGCTCGATGGCCACTGCATTCCGCCCTACGAAATCACCATGAGCCAGAAGAGCGCCTTGCCGGCGAATCTCTCGGTCACGGTGCTGGGCGCCTCGCACGGCTTCGATCCCAACAATCCGACGACCTGCTACCTGCTGGGGATCAACGGCGTGAACCTGCTCTGGGATGCTTCGCCTTTCACCATGGACCAGCTCCGCGCGCGCGGCGTTCCCAAGGAAAGCATCAAGGGCATCATCCTCAGTCACGTTCACGACGATCACTGCAGCTTCCTGGAGTTCCTGCTCGACAAGGAACGCCCGACGGTAATCACCACCGTGGAAGTCTTCGAGTGTCTGCTCATCAAGATGGGAGCAATTCTCGGCGAGAGCCCCGATCAGGTGCGCGACTACATCGACTTCGTGGAGATCAAGGCGGGCAAGCCCACCAAACTCTACGGCGCCGAGTTCAAGTTTTTCTACGGCGTGCACGCGATCCCGGCCTTCGGTGCGGAGATCAGCGTCGAGGACAAGCACGGCAAACCCCACCGCGTCTACATCAGCGGCGACACCCTGCACTTCCGCGGCCTGGCCGAGATGGCGCAGGCGAGGCTCATCGCCCCCGAGCGCCGCAAGGAGCTCGAAGGATTCCTCAAGCAGAACTGGGACCTGTGCGTGCTCGATGGTGGTGGCGAACCCATTCACATGGCGGTCGAGGACTATGAGGACTCGAAGCTCCCCATCGTGATTACCCATCGCCCCACCTGGGACGGAAAAATGGGACCGAAGACCTGCGTGGCAAAGCCCGGCCAGACCTTCGAGATCATTCCGGCTGAACCGGTGCATCCCTTCCACGCGCAGGCGATTTTCGAGTCCATGCAGCTCTTTGAGATCCAGGATAAGACCTGGATCGACGTGTTGCTGGCGCGCGGGCGCGTGCGCGATGTCAAACCCGGCGAGGTCGTCGTCGAGGAAGGCACCGTCGGTGATACCTTCTACTTCGTTCTCTCGGGTCACCTGAGCGTCGAGTCCGGCGGCGAGAGCCTGGCGAGTCTCGACCGCGGCGATTTCTTCGGCGAGATCGCGATCCTCAAGAAGCAGGAGCGCACCGCCAGCGTCGTGGCCGAGGGGCCCTGCACGCTCTTCGAGCTCCCGGGATCGCTCTTCATGGACTTTGTCGACGCCAACGATCTCGAAGAGGATTTCTCGCGCCTGTGGCGCGACCGGCAGGCCATTCAGGAAGTCGAGCTCTTTGCGGGTCTCGATGCCTCGGCCACGCACCGCATCACGCTTGAATCCGAGGCCAAGTCCTTCAAGAAGGACGAGGAAATCGTCAATCCCAAGAACCCCAAAGCCGGTCGCGACTACTTCATCGTGAAGAAGGGCGCGGTTCGCCTGTATGAAAAGGGCAAGCTGCTCAAGGACAAGCGCGGCAAGCCGCTGCTCGTCAAACCCGGCCAGTACTTCGGCCGCCACGTGATGGTCAACTCCACCACGCTGCGCAGCTACACGGCCGTGGCCAATGTCGGAACGGAACTGCTGGTGCTCGACAAGGCGCAGCTCGACGCCCTCCAGGAAGAGATGCCGCTCATCAAGCACCGCATCCGCCTGACCATGGACGAGCGCGCCTCCACGCAGGGCACTTCTCCCGCGCCGCGGCGCTTCCCGCTCTCGGGCAAGGAAGCCCGGCGCCTTCGCCGCGTGGGCTGACATCGGGCGGAGGAAGTTTCACCGCAGGCGTGAGTGACACCGGAGAACAGCCCGCGGCTGCCGACAACCTGGTGAGCCGCGTGCTCGCCCGGATCGGCAACCCGCTCGACTACTGCAGCGTCGACAAGGCGATTCTGGGGTCGTGCGTCACGCTCTCATTCGTGTTGAGCTCCGCGGCGCTCATTGAGCTGATGCTCGCCTTTCCCGAGCAGACGCCGTTCTTCGATCTCGCCTTCACCCGGTTTTTTACGCTGATTCTCTACGTCATGGTCGCCGGCTGGGTGGCAATCATCGGTGTCGGTCTGTGGCTCAGGACCCGCGATCCCGAAAACCAGGCGATCGTCTGGGCCACGGTCATCTTCTATTCGCTGACCTTTGCGTGGGGCGCCTATTGCACCGGGCCGTTCACCGCTCCCTACACCGCGCTCGTCGTATTCGGCGCGAGCATGATCGCGTTTCTGCTGTTCGACTTCTTCAAGGTGAGCGTGGGCTTTGCCGTGGTGATCGTGCTGGTTGTCGGATCGGTCGTGCTCGAGCGGTACGGGATCATTCCCGGCGCCCCGCTTTTTGCGCAGCCTCCCTACGTGGACGGCCGCCTTTCGGGCTGGTGGATCTTCGCCATGGGCGCGGTCTACGTCCTGCTGATGGGCCTGTTCCTGCCGCTCATCGCCTACATCATCGCCCAGTGGCGCGACCGCGAGGAAAAACTCTCGGAGGCCTACGTGCTGCTTCGTGCCACCAAGGACCAGCTCGTCCAGGCCGAGTCGCTCGCGGCGCTCGGCACGCTGGTGAGCGGCGCGGCCCACGAACTGCGCAACCCGCTGGCCTCGAGCGGCGCGCTCTTCCAGAGCCTGCGCGAGGACATCGAGGCCCTTGCAGGAGTCGGAGAGAGCGAGCGCGCCGACGCCCTGGAGACGATCGATATGGCGCTGCGCGGTCACGGCCGCGCAGCCGAAATCGCCGAGCGG
It contains:
- a CDS encoding HAMP domain-containing histidine kinase, translated to MSDTGEQPAAADNLVSRVLARIGNPLDYCSVDKAILGSCVTLSFVLSSAALIELMLAFPEQTPFFDLAFTRFFTLILYVMVAGWVAIIGVGLWLRTRDPENQAIVWATVIFYSLTFAWGAYCTGPFTAPYTALVVFGASMIAFLLFDFFKVSVGFAVVIVLVVGSVVLERYGIIPGAPLFAQPPYVDGRLSGWWIFAMGAVYVLLMGLFLPLIAYIIAQWRDREEKLSEAYVLLRATKDQLVQAESLAALGTLVSGAAHELRNPLASSGALFQSLREDIEALAGVGESERADALETIDMALRGHGRAAEIAERLYLLNEALERQAELRPANAVMDECRARHAVAQWDVAPLPEGALVDRGAALQIVDNLLSNALASGSESAPRVRVQAVGAVLEIEVCDEGRGIPEKAQGQVFQPFFTLEKTGEGHGVGLGLYLVHELARRAGGGVMLQSTPGQGTCVAVSLRLMSADDLEAPAGEGIVPGYES
- a CDS encoding cyclic nucleotide-binding domain-containing protein yields the protein MKVSPVSIGCVHLSHGEFNAVFGCPSESLKTILSNGLAMPECFVVPDTFHHQGTSLIAIEFPFYHFLFIQGGLQHGRKFRVIGSKDACDRVHEMLRVTLLGPTDAEMKRWKVNKRVREMLRTDLDYLALKNGEGRILNIDDMIDFVHYDDQDKALLCGEGSDAAWVKRLGEDRYAILGGNGTKKNLARVEIPLDGHCIPPYEITMSQKSALPANLSVTVLGASHGFDPNNPTTCYLLGINGVNLLWDASPFTMDQLRARGVPKESIKGIILSHVHDDHCSFLEFLLDKERPTVITTVEVFECLLIKMGAILGESPDQVRDYIDFVEIKAGKPTKLYGAEFKFFYGVHAIPAFGAEISVEDKHGKPHRVYISGDTLHFRGLAEMAQARLIAPERRKELEGFLKQNWDLCVLDGGGEPIHMAVEDYEDSKLPIVITHRPTWDGKMGPKTCVAKPGQTFEIIPAEPVHPFHAQAIFESMQLFEIQDKTWIDVLLARGRVRDVKPGEVVVEEGTVGDTFYFVLSGHLSVESGGESLASLDRGDFFGEIAILKKQERTASVVAEGPCTLFELPGSLFMDFVDANDLEEDFSRLWRDRQAIQEVELFAGLDASATHRITLESEAKSFKKDEEIVNPKNPKAGRDYFIVKKGAVRLYEKGKLLKDKRGKPLLVKPGQYFGRHVMVNSTTLRSYTAVANVGTELLVLDKAQLDALQEEMPLIKHRIRLTMDERASTQGTSPAPRRFPLSGKEARRLRRVG
- a CDS encoding glycosyltransferase family 2 protein, giving the protein MPAPYAVGIVLWNNRPLLEGLRANLRAMDPLPARVLVWDNGSSDGCADWVRGSWSEAELVAHPENAGFAAAHNGLIDRALSDSKIEGYVALNSDALLEKDFLAKAGAALDPAGCIGAVQPLVRRLDADMAQTELIDTTGICFDAREGLFVDRDAGRAFATLHRPRGEVFGASGAVALYHRALLEDVREETGYFDERFFAYYEDVDLAWRARRKGWRAIYAPEAICWHRRYGSMRSSPTQEKLLYRNRLWLHAKNENGWALASPRQAAREAWNLARAFTARPYLREVLSERYRLAARMRRDYDPGGKRVDLSEFPND